In Daphnia pulicaria isolate SC F1-1A chromosome 5, SC_F0-13Bv2, whole genome shotgun sequence, a single genomic region encodes these proteins:
- the LOC124340630 gene encoding nuclear pore complex protein Nup160-like: protein MSNCLKVNLSGFSLLGLREVIPDQTGIEQWKELLLNTGGTHLTLQDIKLPEGCTAGGYCFTDSNSTVTRNRFICWQISNDVLELVEHSLDLNLHGNCLRIRFQGLPILEGTSIHETKNNVVILVSTISSVHRLVLPHPTKHNDPTAFNSMGTNISVPSIFTEASLPWLRESLSHQVINSTATNFSLPSTAASYFSGKSKEALFALANTSSISLIRMGQSPSAVTTYNLQPSSNLSRLLSGYLPTVLRGSSSQENEDTTASICLLPTNEDVLVLAVSKGLKLRIWSAATQECRLEFDLVEFFGDKSVKQLGSLHRIRWCPDGVDFKLVVFSSFGKNRSFLLIDLQTGPTLKLNFQSSITAQHSRLIDFSLTSNHLYALWSTSRGEYLLEFAETTLLEWQQVALEPGVDSEIEYDDTVVDPKQAYMQALFKPGVFSISTLSKALQAFDRSASTSRRRPGDIKEDIIMAIEVELKEQISDADDVTEELYLQLSAKYWAQFYAYAVQYHLKRPIPVGLLIDDETGFHALLKRGMVSFLRPLDLVESLVLQRGRRWDMQPFSSGIASLFGGQQSTSGLTALLEILFVVSDSLSTEQIKRFDQSMFQLESADQIARDIADELLENESINLLNAVQMALSSVDICLALSVLLQQLSVGMNGGDPKFGEISFNNKSSFRLLFNGSLGLGALAESSRQMADLRLELCRDVLIVQQLLILTQKKLQLRPEDAETIRSEFLPRSVPLAHAYYALSWLCHFPAQTVSNSLTEQNIRTMALLGFKKSQESYATLPCKSLVELFLSLDGGQAVREMVLQEEDAAEWTSSWLDVFPHFMKAIGQLLWPIGNHMTFMEFLMERFQPLAVQGYVRLQQNWCEWNTCSRKFLMAVALVATGEGDKASRWMLEAAEGIIKEQLLHSIVTKGANESGDAGSRADPVMRFHLICVQLLEQAGLCSAALRVALVALNSSKTDDPLLPTIWSIVAKLHLNLGHYQEAYEAIVNNPDSSQRPETLGRLVNILLERKQMDILLTFPYAGLESELEKIVERRARSSDVLSMTLYYSFLYAFHVRQGKMRKAAAVMHEQALRYGCEGESAKMVKCLLACLNALRLVSRQEAWLVKPVTTLNRNGSSEPFRHTVDVIEYADIEKEYELSYACINLGQSITSLSPSDVVALLTSRNRYESALRIARIFDVKDTSPVVEHLAANCVALSRERANEDEAWIWLSLNQSSGVGKASEQAWRLLERILPKAEGGDKQTRCHRAAAKKILGLDCTLPYWLAASYKLRNPGELISIYHQAGLLEDAAQVALELMDAMLGKGKEYFGFDNNPLQINAPPVWMPYTVFDRLIMELEANCNDSTYKSLLNDMKGKLHAYFQTAERVSRSFVELSMS from the exons GTGGAACACATTTGACACTCCAAGATATTAAACTACCTGAAGGTTGCACAGCAGGAGGATACTGTTTCACTGATTCCAATTCAACTGTCACTCGGAACCGTTTCATATGCTG gCAAATTTCCAATGATGTCCTGGAGCTAGTAGAACACAGTTTAGACCTGAACTTACACGGCAACTGTCTTCGCATCAGATTTCAAGGCCTTCCAATATTAGAGGGGACATCCAttcatgaaacaaaaaataatgtgGTTATTCTTGTCTCCACCATATCTTCAGTTCATCGTTTGGTTCTACCACATCCAACAAAACACAATGATCCTACAGCATTCAACTCAATGGGGACCAACATTTCTGTACCATCCATCTTTACTGAAGCATCCCTTCCCTGGTTGAGGGAATCATTGAGCCACCAGGTCATCAACAGCACCGCCACCAATTTTTCACTCCCCAGCACTGCTGCATCTTACTTTTCTGGAAAGAGTAAAGAAGCATTGTTTGCTTTGGCAAACACTTCGTCGATTTCTCTCATTCGTATGGGTCAATCTCCTTCGGCAGTTACCACATATAATTTGCAGCCTTCCTCAAATTTATCACGTTTACTTTCTGGTTACCTGCCTACTGTGTTAAGAGGAAGCTCAtcacaggaaaacgaagatACTACAGCAAGCATTTGTTTATTGCCGACAAATGAAGACGTCCTTGTGCTGGCCGTCAGCAAAGGCTTGAAATTGCGAATTTGGTCAGCAGCAACACAGGAGTGTCGTTTGGAGTTCGATTTGGTTGAATTCTTCGGAGACAAATCAGTCAAACAGCTTGGCTCTCTTCACAGAATCCGGTGGTGTCCTGACGGCGTCGACTTCAAACTGGTCGTCTTCTCCTCTTTTGGCAAGAATAGATCTTTTCTTCTCATTGATCTACAAACGGGCCCTACACTCAAGCTCAATTTCCAGTCATCCATTACTGCACAACATAGTCGTTTAATCGACTTCAGCCTGACTTCAAATCATCTTTATGCACTATGGAGCACTTCGCGGGGTGAATATTTGTTGGAATTCGCCGAAACGACCCTGCTAGAGTGGCAACAGGTTGCGTTGGAACCTGGCGTCGATTCGGAAATTGAGTACGACGATACCGTCGTTGATCCTAAACAAGCTTACATGCAGGCACTTTTCAAACCGGGCGTATTCTCGATTTCAACATTGAGTAAGGCTCTGCAAGCTTTTGATCGTTCGGCATCGACAAGTAGGAGGAGACCTGGAGATATAAAAGAAGACATCATAATGGCTATCGAGGTTGAACTGAAAGAGCAGATTTCCGATGCAGATGATGTGACAGAAGAACTTTATCTTCAACTTTCGGCGAAATACTGGGCCCAATTTTACGCCTATGCTGTTCAGTACCATTTGAAGCGGCCAATTCCTGTTGGTTTACTCATTGATGACGAAACTGGCTTCCACGCTCTACTTAAACGAGGAATGGTTTCATTTTTGCGCCCGTTGGATTTGGTTGAGAGTTTGGTTTTGCAACGAGGCCGTCGTTGGGATATGCAgccattttcaagtggaatTGCTTCGCTTTTCGGGGGTCAGCAATCGACTTCTGGCCTTACTGCTCTGCTCGAG ATTCTGTTTGTGGTCAGCGATAGTTTGTCAACGGAGCAGATAAAGCGCTTTGATCAATCAATGTTTCAGTTGGAAAGTGCAGATCAAATTGCCAGGGATATTGCTGATGAACTGCTGGAGAACgaatcaattaatttgctCAACGCTGTCCAAATGGCTTTGTCTTCTGTTGACATTTGCCTGGCCTTGTCTGTTCTTCTCCAACAGCTCAGCGTCGGCATGAATGGAGGCGATCCCAAATTTGGCGAAATTTCCTTCAATAATAAAAGTTCCTTTCGTTTGCTTTTCAATGGAAGTCTTGGTTTGGGAGCATTAGCCGAATCATCCCGACAGATGGCTGATTTAAG GTTGGAATTGTGTCGAGATGTACTGATAGTACAGCAGTTGCTTATATTAACACAGAAGAAGCTTCAGCTGCGCCCCGAAGATGCAGAAACCATTCGCTCCGAGTTCCTCCCTCGTAGCGTCCCTCTGGCTCACGCCTACTATGCTTTATCTTGGTTATGCCACTTCCCGGCCCAAACGGTTTCCAATTCCCTCACCGAACAAAATATTCGCACAATGGCTTTGTTGGGATTCAAAAAATCTCAAGAGTCTTACG CGACTTTGCCGTGCAAGAGCTTGGTTGaactcttcctatcattggaTGGAGGTCAAGCTGTACGAGAAATGGTCCTGCAGGAAGAAGATGCTGCTGAATGGACGTCCTCTTGGTTAGATGTTTTCCCACACTTTATGAAAGCCATTGGCCAGCTGCTTTGGCCCATTGGAAATCACATGACTTTCATGGAATTTCTGATGGAGCGCTTCCAGCCCTTGGCCGTACAGGGATACGTCCGCCTGCAACAGAACTG GTGTGAATGGAATACGTGTTCTCGAAAATTTCTGATGGCTGTCGCACTTGTGGCTACCGGTGAAGGAGATAAAGCCAGTAGGTGGATGCTTGAAGCTGCTGAAGGAATCATCAAAGAACAACTTCTTCACTCGATTGTCACAAAGGGTGCGAATGAAAGTGGTGACGCTGGAAGTCGTGCTGATCCGGTGATGCGCTTTCACCTCATATGTGTCCAGTTGTTAGAGCAGGCGGGACTATGCAGTGCCGCTCTTCGTGTGGCTCTTGTAGCCCTCAACAGTAGTAAAACGGACGACCCCCTTTTGCCTACAATATGGTCGATTGTTGCCAAGCTTCATTTGAACTTGGGCCACTATCAG GAAGCATACGAAGCCATCGTAAATAATCCGGATAGTAGTCAGCGACCTGAAACTCTTGGACGTCTGGTCAATATTTTGCTGGAACGCAAACAGATGGATATTCTTTTAACTTTCCCTTACGCCGGATTGGAATcagaattggaaaaaattgtGGAGAGAAGGGCTCGCTCATCAGATGTTCTATCTATGACGCTTTATTACTCCTTTCTCTATGCATTTCACGTCCGCCAGGGTAAAATGCGCAAAGCTGCCGCTGTGATGCACGAACAG GCACTTCGATATGGATGTGAAGGAGAGTCGGCCAAAATGGTCAAATGTCTTTTGGCTTGTCTCAACGCCCTGCGCCTAGTCTCTAGACAGGAAGCCTGGTTGGTTAAACCAGTAACTACGTTGAATCGTAATGGGTCATCAGAACCGTTTAGACATACAGTTGACGTCATCGAGTATGCTGATATTGAAAAGGAATATGAACTCAGCTACGCTTGTATCAATCTTGGACAGTCAATCACATCTCTTTCTCCTTCGGACGTGGTAGCGCTTTTGACTTCACGCAACCGCTACGAATCGGCACTGCGCATTGCCAGGATCTTTGACgtcaaag ATACGTCTCCGGTCGTGGAACACTTGGCCGCCAATTGCGTGGCCCTATCGAGAGAACGGGCCAACGAGGATGAAGCCTGGATTTGGTTGTCTCTGAATCAATCGTCTGGAGTAGGCAAGGCTTCTGAGCAAGCCTGGCGGTTATTAGAGAGGATCCTACCAAAAGCAGAAGGAGGGGACAAGCAAACCCGCTGTCATCGTGCAGCTGCCAAAAAAATCCTCGGTTTAGATTGCACCTTGCCCTATTGGTTGGCCGCCAGCTACAAATTGAGGAATCCAGGAGAACTCATCAGCATCTATCATCAGGCAGGGCTTTTAGAAGATGCAGCTCAG GTAGCTCTAGAATTGATGGATGCgatgttgggcaaaggaaagGAGTACTTTGGATTCGACAACAACCCGCTCCAGATCAACGCACCTCCTGTATGGATGCCTTACACAGTTTTCGATCGTTTAATCATGGAATTGGAAGCCAACTGCAATGATTCTACCTATAAATCG ttACTGAATGACATGAAAGGCAAACTGCACGCTTACTTCCAAACAGCTGAACGTGTTAGTCGCTCTTTTGTCGAGTTATCCATGTcttag